A window of Pyxidicoccus xibeiensis contains these coding sequences:
- a CDS encoding serine/threonine-protein kinase, whose amino-acid sequence MTLEAGTHIGKYVVRRKLAEGGMAEIYLCTARGPEGFEKEVVIKRVRVFLASDPEFVGMFIAEARLASRLNHANVVQIFDFDKHQDTYYLAMEYVRGCSLWELRKKSKELMEPVPPVLVAHIGAEVARGLHYAHRVKVNGQPLDLVHRDVTPHNVLLSYDGAVKLTDFGIAKAGKVLTQPGVLKGKFAYMSPEQARGEAVDARTDIFALGVVLWEMLTGGRLFDGDSEVAVLRAVQQSAIAPPARLNPDVPADLDAIVVRALDRDPAARFQTAGELERALAQCVLKHARTVDDTDLSAFMRRLFPSSHTQALPAVQERTHVESAPQPRGEDAAGSAPREPTAVMPGVAGGRGAGVAPSPDEDVNAATFVLARRAAEQGAVPLPPMATPMMPLPAVASSPVPRAPMPPVAAPIAAVRSSRPEGTPAVSPPEAGEGSGKRTSQPEGVSSVATGSGAKPPSRPEGVSSVVTGPGAGPSNRPERMSSLGSGSGAKLPSRPEGVASVSAQGVDASSGARTDAKTPSRPEGASSLGPDAQEDAGLSTEPAEAGRSGREVPATHEPDAAAHGKSVSSRRPWALGLAAVLGLAAIAGGIAVMGSQSKPAPAGPPPTTVTERAATPPSTASAPAEAPPGTAANDARTPAGRASADSEAEVEGLKREESLAAVPTPAAGESRPAPSEPQEGRAAAVSTGTLQVQAAPYATVFLNGKRQGEVAGRATYKLPPGTYKLVFEHPSGGKQFDVTITSGTTVTREFRASKGR is encoded by the coding sequence GTGACGCTCGAAGCCGGCACCCACATCGGCAAGTACGTCGTCCGCCGCAAGCTCGCCGAAGGCGGGATGGCGGAGATCTACCTGTGCACGGCGCGCGGGCCGGAGGGCTTCGAGAAGGAAGTCGTCATCAAGCGGGTCCGCGTCTTCCTCGCGAGCGACCCGGAGTTCGTGGGGATGTTCATCGCGGAGGCGCGGCTGGCCTCGCGGCTGAACCACGCGAACGTGGTGCAGATCTTCGACTTCGACAAGCACCAGGACACGTACTACCTGGCCATGGAGTACGTGCGCGGCTGCTCGCTGTGGGAGCTGCGCAAGAAGAGCAAGGAGCTGATGGAGCCGGTGCCGCCGGTGCTGGTGGCGCACATCGGCGCGGAGGTGGCGCGAGGGCTGCACTACGCGCACCGGGTCAAGGTGAACGGGCAGCCGCTGGACCTGGTGCACCGGGACGTCACCCCGCACAACGTGCTGCTGTCCTACGACGGGGCGGTGAAGCTGACGGACTTCGGCATCGCCAAGGCGGGGAAGGTGCTGACCCAGCCGGGCGTGCTCAAGGGCAAGTTCGCGTACATGTCCCCGGAGCAGGCCCGTGGCGAGGCCGTGGACGCGCGCACGGACATCTTCGCGCTGGGCGTGGTGCTGTGGGAGATGCTCACGGGCGGGCGGCTGTTCGACGGTGACTCCGAGGTGGCGGTGCTGCGCGCGGTGCAGCAGAGCGCCATTGCGCCTCCGGCCCGCCTCAACCCGGACGTGCCCGCGGACCTGGACGCCATCGTGGTGCGGGCGTTGGACAGGGACCCGGCGGCCCGCTTCCAGACGGCCGGTGAGCTGGAGCGCGCCCTGGCCCAGTGCGTGCTGAAGCACGCCAGGACGGTGGACGACACGGACCTGAGCGCCTTCATGCGGCGCCTGTTTCCCAGCAGCCACACCCAGGCCCTGCCCGCCGTGCAGGAGCGGACCCACGTCGAGAGCGCGCCGCAGCCCCGGGGAGAGGACGCGGCTGGCTCCGCGCCTCGCGAGCCCACCGCGGTGATGCCCGGAGTCGCCGGTGGACGCGGTGCCGGGGTGGCGCCATCTCCCGACGAGGACGTCAATGCGGCCACCTTCGTGCTGGCGCGCAGGGCGGCGGAGCAGGGCGCCGTGCCGCTGCCGCCGATGGCCACGCCGATGATGCCGCTGCCGGCGGTGGCGTCGTCTCCGGTGCCTCGTGCGCCCATGCCGCCCGTGGCCGCGCCCATCGCCGCGGTCCGCTCCAGTCGTCCGGAGGGCACCCCGGCCGTGTCCCCGCCCGAGGCAGGGGAGGGGAGCGGGAAGCGGACGAGCCAGCCCGAGGGCGTGTCGTCCGTGGCGACGGGCTCGGGTGCGAAGCCCCCGAGTCGTCCGGAGGGTGTGTCGTCCGTGGTGACGGGCCCGGGCGCGGGGCCCTCCAACCGACCGGAGCGGATGTCGTCCTTGGGGAGTGGTTCGGGCGCGAAGCTCCCGAGTCGTCCGGAGGGTGTGGCGTCTGTGTCCGCGCAGGGGGTGGACGCTTCTTCCGGAGCGAGGACCGACGCGAAGACTCCGAGCCGGCCGGAGGGGGCGTCCTCGCTCGGACCGGACGCGCAGGAAGACGCCGGGTTGTCGACGGAGCCGGCGGAGGCCGGACGCTCGGGTCGCGAGGTTCCCGCCACCCACGAGCCCGACGCCGCAGCGCACGGGAAGTCCGTGTCGAGCCGGCGTCCCTGGGCGCTGGGACTGGCCGCCGTGCTGGGCCTGGCGGCCATCGCGGGCGGCATCGCGGTGATGGGCTCCCAGTCGAAGCCCGCGCCCGCCGGGCCTCCTCCCACCACGGTGACTGAGCGCGCCGCCACCCCTCCGTCCACGGCCTCGGCCCCCGCCGAAGCGCCCCCGGGAACCGCCGCCAACGACGCGCGGACTCCGGCGGGCCGCGCGAGCGCCGACTCCGAGGCCGAAGTCGAGGGGCTGAAGCGCGAGGAGTCCCTGGCCGCCGTGCCCACGCCCGCGGCCGGAGAGTCTCGGCCCGCTCCCAGTGAGCCGCAGGAGGGCCGGGCCGCGGCCGTCTCCACGGGCACGCTCCAGGTGCAGGCCGCGCCCTACGCCACCGTCTTCCTCAACGGGAAGCGCCAGGGCGAGGTCGCCGGCCGCGCCACGTACAAGCTGCCCCCTGGCACCTACAAGCTCGTCTTCGAGCACCCGTCCGGCGGCAAGCAGTTCGACGTCACCATCACCTCTGGCACCACGGTGACCCGCGAGTTCCGCGCGTCCAAGGGCCGCTGA
- a CDS encoding serine/threonine-protein kinase, producing MSIETYGRYQLLKRLATGGMAQIYLARRQGPEGFEKLLVVKRILPHLAENDDFVKMFLDEARIAARLNHANVVQIFDLGAQDDSFFIAMEYIHGEDVRRLWKHSELSGQPLPVPLVCRILIEACAGLDYAHKRTDPTTGRPLGIVHRDVSPQNILVTFEGGVKVVDFGIAKAADQATVTRSGVLKGKYSYMSPEQAAGQRVDCRADIFALGVVLYELLTGTRLFKRPTDIQTLSAVSECRVVPPSHVTTRVPADLDAIVLKALAKEPADRYQEAVHLQLALEDWLTANRLPSSAAHLSAFMKQLYAERLMEEARSGEVVVEDSGESPAPPMPPRPDPAARRTGLKPALRPPTHTEDATAALRPRAPARAGRPESEPEPERPPARQTGARRALDATGGERPSRTAEPAAGERPSRTQELTTGERPSRAGMGAVPSPFHVEEEAPTVDGRAASRATLTDVKLGVTPPPVMDVRAAPRVTPHPMRLDARPPVEVEEDAPTLAMPELARPSRVVVSVPQEHEAEEDAPTLSLGMSRPARPHPAPVRPGAVAAQQAAPAEPRRSGWLVGVGLLVVVAVIATLAWAWPRTPPATVRLETLPPGATVVLEGRTLVERTPLVLPPLAAGSYPVVVTREGYQELRTTVEVPATGTASPGLLRLVPVTAMPPPAPVTRAASTAAEPAASPRVRLRVEAEPADAVVIVDGQRRGPAPVVLEAEPGKDVAVRVEAAKHQPRSRTLKVGAGPEQVERFVLEPEARPAASPAPSTRERGARTESRSEGRMARVRFAVQPWAEVTCGGRRLGETPFEAVELRVGTYDCKFFNPDLKQTLNRRIEVKPIDINVVSVKFE from the coding sequence GTGTCCATCGAAACCTATGGCCGCTACCAGCTCCTGAAGCGACTCGCCACGGGCGGGATGGCGCAGATCTACCTTGCGCGGCGCCAGGGCCCGGAGGGCTTCGAGAAGCTGCTGGTCGTCAAGCGCATCCTTCCGCACCTCGCGGAGAACGACGACTTCGTCAAGATGTTCCTGGACGAGGCGCGCATCGCCGCCCGGCTCAACCACGCCAACGTGGTGCAGATCTTCGACCTGGGCGCGCAGGACGACTCGTTCTTCATCGCCATGGAGTACATCCACGGCGAGGACGTGCGGCGGCTGTGGAAGCACTCGGAGCTGTCAGGCCAGCCGCTGCCGGTGCCGCTGGTGTGCCGCATCCTCATCGAGGCGTGCGCGGGGCTGGACTACGCGCACAAGCGGACGGACCCGACCACCGGGCGGCCGCTGGGCATCGTCCACCGGGACGTGTCCCCGCAGAACATCCTGGTGACGTTCGAGGGTGGGGTGAAGGTGGTGGACTTCGGCATCGCCAAGGCGGCGGACCAGGCCACCGTCACGCGCTCCGGGGTGCTGAAGGGGAAGTATTCGTACATGTCGCCGGAGCAGGCGGCGGGGCAGCGCGTGGACTGCCGCGCGGACATCTTCGCGCTGGGCGTCGTCCTGTACGAGCTGCTCACCGGCACGCGCCTGTTCAAGCGTCCCACGGACATCCAGACGCTGTCGGCGGTGTCCGAGTGCCGCGTGGTGCCGCCCTCGCACGTGACGACGCGCGTGCCCGCGGACCTGGACGCCATCGTCCTCAAGGCGCTCGCGAAGGAGCCGGCGGACCGCTACCAGGAGGCGGTGCACCTCCAGCTGGCGCTGGAGGACTGGCTCACCGCGAACCGGCTGCCGTCTTCGGCCGCGCACCTGTCCGCGTTCATGAAGCAGCTGTACGCGGAGCGGCTGATGGAAGAGGCCCGCTCGGGAGAGGTCGTGGTGGAGGACTCCGGCGAGTCGCCCGCCCCGCCCATGCCTCCGCGGCCGGACCCCGCCGCGCGCCGCACGGGCCTGAAGCCGGCGCTGCGTCCGCCGACGCATACCGAGGACGCGACGGCCGCGCTGCGGCCCAGGGCTCCCGCCAGGGCGGGCCGGCCGGAGTCTGAGCCGGAGCCGGAGCGGCCCCCCGCGAGGCAGACGGGCGCACGCCGCGCGCTGGATGCGACGGGGGGTGAGCGGCCCTCTCGCACTGCGGAGCCGGCGGCCGGCGAGCGGCCCTCGCGCACCCAGGAGCTGACGACGGGCGAGCGGCCCTCACGCGCGGGGATGGGGGCGGTGCCCTCGCCGTTCCACGTGGAGGAGGAGGCGCCGACGGTGGACGGACGCGCCGCTTCACGGGCGACGCTGACGGACGTGAAGCTGGGCGTGACGCCGCCGCCGGTGATGGACGTGCGCGCCGCCCCGCGGGTGACGCCCCATCCGATGAGGCTGGATGCACGTCCTCCGGTGGAGGTGGAGGAGGACGCGCCCACGCTGGCGATGCCGGAGCTGGCGCGGCCCTCGCGCGTGGTGGTGTCGGTGCCGCAGGAGCACGAGGCCGAGGAGGACGCACCCACGCTGTCGCTGGGCATGTCGCGTCCGGCCCGGCCCCACCCGGCCCCGGTGCGTCCGGGAGCGGTGGCCGCGCAGCAGGCGGCGCCCGCCGAGCCCCGGCGGAGCGGGTGGCTGGTGGGCGTGGGCCTGCTGGTGGTCGTGGCGGTGATTGCCACGCTGGCGTGGGCCTGGCCCCGGACTCCGCCCGCGACGGTGCGGCTGGAGACGCTGCCGCCGGGGGCCACGGTGGTCCTCGAGGGCCGGACGCTCGTGGAGCGCACGCCGCTGGTGTTGCCTCCGCTGGCGGCCGGCAGCTACCCCGTGGTGGTGACGCGCGAGGGCTACCAGGAGCTGCGGACCACGGTGGAGGTTCCCGCCACGGGCACGGCGTCGCCCGGGTTGCTGCGGCTGGTGCCCGTGACGGCGATGCCGCCGCCCGCGCCGGTGACTCGCGCGGCGTCCACGGCGGCTGAGCCGGCCGCGAGCCCGCGGGTGCGGCTGCGGGTGGAGGCGGAGCCTGCCGACGCCGTCGTCATCGTGGACGGCCAGCGGCGGGGCCCGGCGCCGGTGGTGCTGGAGGCGGAGCCCGGGAAGGACGTGGCGGTGCGGGTGGAGGCGGCGAAGCACCAGCCACGCAGCCGCACCCTCAAGGTGGGCGCGGGGCCCGAGCAGGTGGAGCGCTTCGTGCTGGAGCCGGAAGCCCGGCCCGCCGCGTCCCCGGCGCCGAGCACCCGGGAGCGCGGGGCCCGGACCGAGTCCCGCTCGGAGGGGCGCATGGCCCGGGTCCGCTTCGCGGTGCAGCCGTGGGCGGAGGTGACGTGCGGCGGGAGGCGGCTGGGGGAGACGCCCTTCGAGGCCGTGGAGCTCCGCGTGGGCACCTATGACTGCAAGTTCTTCAATCCCGACCTCAAGCAAACGCTCAATCGGCGTATCGAGGTCAAGCCCATCGACATCAATGTCGTGAGCGTGAAGTTCGAGTAG
- a CDS encoding MerR family transcriptional regulator, which yields MESIDLLAPEEIARIERENAGGLPASAILEIFRPRGVRLSEATFRKYVQAGLLPRSRRVGRKGKHQGSRGLYPVEAVRRINVIKKMMAEGHTLEDIKRSYVFHRNHIDQLERDLAGLLDGFQEELGDRAFGGEHRRTLEAELATLRQRAQDLVRDVSRLGSAVTARADETIRSQ from the coding sequence ATGGAATCGATTGACCTGCTGGCACCCGAGGAGATTGCCCGGATCGAGCGCGAGAACGCGGGCGGTCTGCCCGCGAGCGCCATCCTGGAGATCTTCCGTCCACGGGGCGTGCGGCTGTCGGAAGCGACGTTCCGCAAGTACGTGCAGGCGGGGCTGCTACCGCGCAGCCGCCGCGTGGGCCGCAAGGGGAAGCATCAGGGGAGCCGGGGGCTGTACCCGGTGGAGGCGGTGCGCCGCATCAATGTCATCAAGAAGATGATGGCGGAGGGGCACACGCTGGAGGACATCAAGCGCTCCTACGTCTTCCACCGCAATCATATCGACCAGTTGGAGCGGGACCTGGCCGGTCTATTGGATGGGTTCCAGGAGGAGCTTGGGGATAGGGCCTTCGGGGGGGAGCACCGGCGTACGCTCGAGGCGGAGTTGGCAACACTGCGGCAAAGAGCGCAGGATCTGGTACGGGACGTGTCCCGGCTGGGTAGCGCCGTGACCGCACGCGCAGACGAAACCATCCGTTCGCAATAA